The proteins below are encoded in one region of Ricinus communis isolate WT05 ecotype wild-type chromosome 6, ASM1957865v1, whole genome shotgun sequence:
- the LOC8289299 gene encoding homeobox-leucine zipper protein HOX11, whose product MELGLSLGDASKPLGFIEKARDVSSKRRLGFCMGLSIDPNPRNEQQDADHHHDEQEAEEDGDKGKHSSNNYSTDTAATTSTIKIKRAAPDHDLIDTDHQHHRRPSTDPPIIQLDLLPNTPVVVPRHHHHALLWPSSDNGSYDAKGLDVNRLPAVEEAEDGAALSSSTPNSAASSFQMDFCIYGKGGNHHEGERASSRASDEDENGSARKKLRLSKEQSAFLEESFKEHNTLNPKQKLALAKQLSLRPRQVEVWFQNRRARTKLKQTEVDCEYLKRCCETLTEENRRLHKELQELRALTSSNPFYMQVPATTLTMCPSCERVATTSTATATTTTTTTTTKNNISTEPASSKGTGLSLSTKTRLYPFVHTQTHSHQPTAS is encoded by the exons ATGGAGCTTGGTTTAAGCTTAGGAGATGCTTCAAAGCCATTGGGGTTCATAGAGAAAGCAAGAGATGTCTCTAGCAAAAGACGCTTAGGGTTTTGCATGGGCTTGTCTATCGACCCAAATCCTAGAAATGAACAGCAAGATGCTGATCATCATCATGATGAACAAGAAGCAGAAGAAGATGGTGATAAAGGGAAACATAGTAGCAACAATTACAGTACAGATACAGCAGCAACAACGTCAACAATAAAAATCAAGAGAGCAGCACCTGATCATGATCTCATAGATACTGATCATCAACATCATAGAAGGCCTTCCACAGATCCACCTATAATTCAGCTTGATCTTCTACCAAACACTCCTGTTGTCGTCCCTCGTCATCATCACCATGCTCTTCTTTGGCCTTCTTCTGATAACg GAAGTTATGATGCAAAAGGGTTAGATGTGAATCGGCTACCGGCGGTGGAGGAGGCTGAGGATGGGGCGGCTTTGTCATCTTCGACACCAAACAGTGCAGCCTCATCATTTCAAATGGATTTTTGCATATACGGTAAAGGTGGAAATCATCATGAGGGTGAAAGAGCTTCTTCAAGAGCTAGTGACGAGGATGAGAATGGTAGTGCTAGAAAGAAACTCAGGCTCTCCAAGGAACAGTCTGCTTTTCTTGAAGAAAGCTTTAAAGAACATAACACTCTCAATCCT AAACAAAAGCTGGCTCTTGCAAAACAGCTTAGTCTCCGTCCACGCCAAGTTGAAGTCTGGTTTCAGAACAGAAGAGCAAG gACCAAATTGAAGCAAACCGAGGTGGATTGTGAGTACTTAAAGAGGTGTTGTGAGACATTAACAGAAGAGAATAGAAGACTGCATAAGGAGCTTCAAGAATTAAGAGCTTTAACGTCTTCAAATCCATTCTACATGCAAGTTCCTGCCACCACTCTAACTATGTGTCCCTCTTGTGAGAGAGTTGCCACCACCTCCACAGCCACTGCCACAacaaccaccaccaccactacTACCAAGAACAATATTAGCACCGAACCGGCCTCATCCAAAGGCACAGGACTGTCCCTCAGTACTAAAACAAGATTATATCCATTTGTTCACACACAAACCCATTCTCATCAGCCTACAGCTTCTTAA